The genome window TTGTTGGGCGAGTTGATGACCAGCGCGACGGTGCGGTGACTGAGGGCTGCCATCCACGCTTCGAACGTCGGCATGAATCCGTATTCAGCGAGGGCCGGCACGCGGACCGGGACGCCGTGCAGGACGCGCACGAGCTGAGCGTGAGTCTGCCAAGCCGGGTCGGGGATCAATACTTCGTCGCCGGGCGAGAGTATCGCCTGCAGCGCGACATAGTAGGCGTGAATCGCGCCGTGCGTGACCAGCACCTCGCCGGCGGGATCGTACTCGCTACCCGTGTGACGCCGGATCTTGTCGGCGATCGCGGTGCGCAGGGCAATCAATCCGCGGCTGTCGCTGTAATGGGTTTGGCCTGCTAGCAGGGCGCGGTGCGCCGCTTCGACAATCGGCGCCGGCGTAGCGAAGTCCGGGTCGCCGGTTTGCAGCGCGATCACCTGCCGGCCTGCGGCCTTGAGCTGCCGGACCTTGTCCGCGAGCGCAATCGTGAACGACTCGCTGATCCCCGCAAGCTCCGCGTTGTAAGACGCCATGCCTCGCTGTCCGTTTCGCTAGATGATCCGGCCCTTGCCGCCGTCGACCCGGATGTCGGTTCCCGTGATGTATGCCGCTGCGGGTGACAGCAGGAATGCGCCCGCCGCACCGAACTCTTCGATCGTGCCATAGCGCCCGAACGGGATCGCCGACTCCCAACCGCGCCGCACCTCGTCGAGCGACTTGCCGGAGCGGTTGGCGGAGATCTGGTCGAGCTGCGTGACGCGATCGGTGTCGATGCGGCCCGGGACGATGGTGTTGATGCGGATGCGCTTCGGGGCCAATTCGTCGGCCAGCGTCTTAACCAGCCCGGTGACACCCGAGCGCATGACGGTTGACAGGCCGAGCCGTTCGATCGGTTCCTGCACCGACGAAGACGTGATCGCCAGAATGGCCGAACCGGCCTGCATGTGGGGCAGGGCAGCGCGAATCATGCGGATGCTGCTGAGCAGCGTCAACTCAAACGCAGCCTGCCACTGCTCGTCGGTCAGCTCGCTAAAGAAGCCCGCCGGCGGCCCGCCAGCGTTCACCAGCAGGCCGTCGATCGTGCCCCATTGCTCGACCGTTGACGTCACCCAGCGTTCGATCTCGTCCATCTTGCGAACGTCGCAAGCAGTAGCGATAACCTCGGCACCGGTATCTGCGCGCAGCTTGTCGGCGGCGGCGTTGATGTCCGCTTCGCTTCGGCTGCATATCGAGACCCGCGCGCCGTCACGCGCGAGCGCCTGCGCAATGCCGTAACCTAGACCTTTGCTCGCGCCGGCTGCCAGCATGACGCGGCCCTTGAGTCCCAAATCCATGCGTTCCTTCTTTCCGTAGGGTCAGAACGAGTCGAAGTTGATCACTGCGGTCGGGTCGTCGATGCCGACCCGCTTGAGGATCCAGTGTACCTCGTCACGCGTGCCTTGATCGATGGGCGCGTACGGTTGACGCAGGCCCGGATGCGCGATCGCGCCGCGCAGTTGCAGCAGCAGCTTGCGGATGGGCAGGTTGATGACGGGTTGGTTCTCGAAGCGGATCAGCGGCAGGAAGTGGTCGAAAATGCGTTCGGCCCGTGCTTCGTTGCCCGCCTTGAACGCGTGATAAACCGCCAGCAGCACTTCGTTAAAAGCGAATCCGGTCATGGTGCCAGCGGCGCCGCGCTTTAGTTCTTCGAGCAGAAACATGCCACCCAAACCGCCGAGGATGTCGTAGCGGTCGGTGGCGGCGCGGATCGCGGTGATCTTCTGCATCAGCGGCGGGTCTTCCAACTTGATGGTGCGGCAGTTGGGAACGGTCTCGGCCAGCGCGGCGAGCATCGCCGGAGTCATGGTGATGTTGTTCACCGGCGGAAAGTCCTGCACGACGATCGGGATGTCAATCTGTTCCGCGATCCGGCAGTACAGCGCGACGATGTCGTCATCGGTGGGGTTGTTCATCGGCGGAGGCGCGATCATGACACCGTTAGCGCCGGCATTTTGTGCGGCCTTGCTGAGTTCGATGCACGTGTCGAGGTCTTTGTGGCTCGTGCCGATCACGACGTTCACGCGCCCGTTGTTGGCACTGAACACCGCGTCCATGACGGCGCGGCGCTCGTCGACAGTGAGTTTCGCGGCTTCTCCGAGGACGCCGAGGGCAGTCAGGCCCGCCACGCCGAGCTTAATCTGAAAATCGACAAGTCGTGATAGACTGACGTGGTCGACGTCACCTTCCGGCGTAAACGGTGTTGCCAGAATATTGAAGATTCCGGTAATCGAAGAACCCATAACACCCCTTACCACGGAATGAATAGTGGGGTGGGTAGGGCTTTGCACGCCTACCTGACTCCACGTATAATGTCTCAATGGTCGACTGTCGACAATCCACATTATAGGGTTTCGCGAACGGACTTGTCAACAATGGCTGAAAACACGAAGGCCTCTACGATGCACATCGACAATAATCCGCTAAGGGAGCGGATTGCCGATATCCTCCGCGAACTGATTGTCGAGGGCCAGTTGAAGCCGGGCGAAGCTATCATTGAGATGGAGTTGGCATCGCGTCTAGGTGTGAGCCGGGCGCCGCTCCGCGAAGCCTTGCAGATCCTCAACACTGAGGGGCTAATCGAGATCATCCCGTACCACAAGACAACCGTGCGCAAACTGACGCGCCGCGACATCACCGAGCTGTACAGCTTGCGCAGTGCGCTCGAGGGGTTTGCGCTGCGACAGATCATCAAGCAAGGTGATCCTGAAGCCGTCGAGAAGCTGCAAGGCCTCTACGACGAGATGGTTGGTGCGGCGGACTCCGGCGAAGCGGCGCTTGCCAGCAAACTCGACCACGAGTTTCACACGGCGATCATCCGCCTGAGCAATCACAATCTCCTCAATCAGATGTGGAACAACGTGTCGCAGCGGGTGCGGCAGGTGCTTGCCCTGCGCGACATGCGCCGTACGGACATTCGCAAGATCGCGCGCAGCCACAAAGTGCTGATCGATTCGATCGTTGAAGGCGACCCACACAAGGCCGAGGACTTGGTTGACGCGCACATCATGGACGCCAGCGCGCTGATCGTGAAGATCTGGGAAGATCACGAGACCGAGCCGTCGTAGCAAGCGACGGGTCCGTCGGATGAAGCGGCACGCGCCGAATGTGACACGTTTCACCCCAACAAGCATACAAATGTAACTACGTTTGGTACGGCTTGGCGGTCGTCCGTACGCACAAAAGTGCTACGCTTAAGTTGTACTATGCCCAAGCGGCAACGTTGCGGGCGCCAGCGGGCGCCGCCCGGCCCCGGGCGGGCCGGGGCGCCGCGGCGCGGGGCGGGGGGGGGGGGCGCGGGCCGGGGGGGGGGGGGGGCTGGTGGGCGTGCGGGCGCGGTGGCCGGCCTGGCCGCTCAGGGTGGCAGGGACGGATTGGCCTTGCGGCGTGGCGATCGTCAGCATGCGGGTTCGGCGGTGTGCTGCTCGAGACGGCGTACTTCAAGTCGCTCGTGAGGCCCATGCCGGAAGCCCGTCCATCCACTGGCACCATGCGCTATATCGGTTGGTTGCTGGCGATGTTCATTCCAGCGGCAACGTTCTTCTGGTTCTTCGCCCGCTTCGCGGACTTGCAGCCGACGTTGGGCTTGCCATCGGCACTGTGGCCGCAGAACATCACCACGCAGGTCGTGATCTGGGCGTTCGGCAGCGGCGCGATCCTGCTCGTGCTGTTCCTGATCTGGCACTTCACCTCCAACAAGGGCGCGACGCTTGCCAACTACGGGGTCACGCTCAACTTGGGCGTGATCCTCAAGTCGCTGCTGCTTGCAGTCGTGGTGTTCCTGTTCGGGTACCTGCTGCTGTACCTGTCGGATCTCGTGTTCCTGATCGATTTCCGCTTCTGGGTGGTTGCCGTGAAGCTGATGGAGTCGCTGCACTTCCGCATCTTCCTCGGTTATCTACCCTTCTTCATCGTGTACTTCGTGGTGGCGCTGACGATGCTGCACGGGCAGCATCGTATCGTGCGCAGCGATGGCTCTGATGTCGGTATGCCGCGCGCCATGCTGGCGAACGTCGGTCTGCTCGTGACGGGCTTTATCGTCCTGCTGCTGATCCAGTATGTCCCGCTGCTTGCCGGCGGGCCGCTGCCGCTCGCAGAGTCGCTCAATACGATCGTAGCGTTCCAGTTCGTCGGCTTGCTGACGATCGTCGGTGTGATCTCGACCTACTTCTTCCGTAAGACGGGCACGATCTTCACCGGTGCGTTCCTCTCGGCGCTGTTCATCACGTTGGCAATCGTGGCGGCTCAGGCGACGCACTTCGCGTTCTAGCCCACACGCCGTTCAGCAAAACAGCGGGCGACCCGCAAAGTCGCCCGCTGTTTTGCCATCACATAGAACGCCAAGACGGCGGTCGAAAGTCGTCGAAACGAGTCGGGGGAGGAGAAGCAGTCCCTCACACCACACCGCTTTCCACATCGGGGCTAGTCGGGCTGTCGCGCACGCCAGAACATCATCACCACGACCCACAGCAGCAGAAACAGAATCACCGCCCACTCCGACGCGCATATCAGCCGGAATGGCTCGCGCACGGTCATTGCAATCGCGAGCGCGTCGATCCCGTCTACACGCAGCTCGTTGAGAAAGACGAGGTTGGCGGCGAGCATCGGGATTGCGAGCAGTGCCATCCAGCGCGGATAAGCACGTTGGCGCGTCAGCCCGACGAAGGCGGAAAACACGACAAGCAGCAGCAGCGATCCCTCGAAGAAGCCGAGCGCGACGAGCCGGTGCATGTTGGTGTTGACGTCCATCGGGAAGACGCCGACCAGCGCGCCCGCGATCCCGACCACGGCGCCGCTGACAGCCACGACATACCGGAAGAAGCCCCGAAATCGCAGTCCGACTCCGACCAGATGCAGGCCGAGCATCAGCGCGCCGAAGACCAACGCGATGTTGAAGACCGCGGCCAGTTCGCTGTCCTGCGTGTGGCCCAGCTCCGAGACGAAATAGTTCATCAGCGAATAACGGCTATCGTCAGGGCCAATGTAGGTCAGCGCCGTGACCAGCGTTGCGATTGCGAGGACGGTCGTGCCGACGTACCCGGGGATGATGGTGAGGCGGCGGCTCCAGTTCGACATCGAATACTCGCTTTCAGAGCGACAGAGCAGGGTACGTGACAAGCCTATGATGCAGCCAAGCGCACAAGCGTTCGTGCCAGCACGTCGACGCCGCGCGCGATGTCTTCTGGCGGTGTGTACTCGTCGGGACGGTGGCTGTAGCCGTTCCGCGACGGTACGAAGATCATCGACACCGGGCAGATTTCAGCCATGAACAGCGTATCGTGGTAAGCGCGGCTGACCAGTTCGACGTGCGTGCTGCCGGTCTCGTCTGCCGCGTCGCGGATCGCCGCGACCACTACTGCGTCGCCGTAACACGGGCGGTCGGCGTTGAGGACGGTCCGTTCGATATCGATCTCGCGGGCGACGGCGACAGCGTGTGCTGCGGCTCCCACCTGTTCCACCATACGATCGCGCGAGGCGAGGTCGATATCGCGGATGTCGATCTCAAGCGTGACGCGGCTTGCGATGCTGTTGACGGCACCCGGGTAAACATGGCACAGACCGACCGTTGCGACGGCATCCGGTGACTCACTGGCGCGTCCGGTTCGCTCGACGGCGAGGATCAGCTCGGCGGCGGCGGCAAGCGCGTCACGGCGTTCGGGCATCAGCACCGTGCCGGCATGCCCGCCCGATCCATGTAGTACCACCCGCAGCGTCGCGGGCGCGGCAATCGCGTTCACGATCCCGATCTGCACGCCGGACGCTTCGAGGCGTGGCCCCTGCTCGATGTGCAGCTCGACAAAGCTGTGATAGTGCCCCGGCGCAAGCTGTACGGCTGTCAAGTCGCCGGTATAGCCTGCGTGCGACCGGACTTCGTCGAAGGGGATGCCGTGCGTGTCTTTGAGTGCCAACAGCGCGTCCGGCGAAAGCCTTCCCGCCAGCGCCCGACTGCCAAGACAGCCGATCCCGAAACGGGTCGGTTCCTCGGCTGTGAACATCAACACCTCGATCGACCGTAGTGGCCGGTATCCGGCGCGCTTCAGCGCACGAATCGCCTCGATTGCGCCGAGGACGCCAACCGTTCCGTCATACCGCCCGCTGTACGGGATCGCGTCGATATGCGAGCCGGTCGCTATGGCGGGCAGCCCGGGGTCTTCGCCGTCCCATCGCGCAAACACGTTGCCGACCGCATCCTCACGCACGGACAGGCCCGCGTCGGCCATCAACTGCTTGATGTAAGCGCGCGCAGACAGCTCCACTGGCGTAAACAGCACGCGGGTTACGGCCGGCGCGGGTGCGTCGGAAAAGGCCGCGAGCGTCTCGAGCTCGGACTGGATTCTGGTGCTGTCAATCATGATGTCGGTCATAGTCACCTCACCGTGAGCGCATCGCGGTTGACGTCTTTATAGTACAGGTAGCTGCTCTGCGTCTTGCCGATGGCGCAGAACCACTGCGGGCAGTACGACCCCATCCAGATCGCGTCCCCGGCCTGAATCGGGTACCACTGATCGTCAAGCCGGTAGATGCCTTGACCTTCGACCAGATACAGCCCGTGCTCCATGATGTGCGTCTCGACAAACGGCAGCGCGGCGCCGGGCTGAAACGTAAACAGGTTGACGGCCATGTCGTACCGCTGATCGGTCGGCAGCAGCACGCGCAGGCGCGCCGCCTCGTCGCCCATGAACGGCGTGCCGTCGCCAGCGCGGGCGTGACCCGCGACCGGATCGGGCACAGTATCCGTCACGCGAGACGGTACGTACGGCTTCTCGAAGATCATCAGCCGCGCTGGCGACAGCGCCGACAGCGTATGCGACCGGCCCGCCGGCACGTACAGAAAATCCTCGGCGACCAATGTAGTCGCGCTGCCATCCAGCGCGGCGTCGATCGTGCCTTCAAGCACGAACACAAAACGTTCGACGCCCGGCAGCGGTAGGGCAGACTGCGCGCCATCGGCCATCACGGCGATGTACTGGCTGAATCGCGGAAGCCCCCGCATGTGCGGCGAGATCAGCACGATACCCTGCGTGCCCGTCCAGCCCGGCAGGTCGGCGGTGATGTGCCCGTCTGGCGCGATGAGCGCGTGGTTGGGTTGAACGACGGTGCGGGTCGATCCGAACGGTTTCATGGCAGTAGGCGGCTCCGGCAGGCGAGTCATCCCGACGACTCTACCGCATCCGCGGCGTAGACACCGCATCGACATCCCCGCCAATGTTGGGAAGCGCCGGATTTCTCGCTAGAATCCGCGGCCATCGCCGCTCATCGGAACGCGTACATGGATCTCGACACGCTCAATACACTGCCAAGCGGGCAGTTCTTGGAAGCCATCGGCGGCCCGCTGGAAGGCGAGACGTGGCTTGCAGCGCGTGTCGTACAGCGCCGTCCGTTTGCCGATCGCGACGCGCTGATCGCGGCGTTCGCCGACGCCATCGGTGCGGCCAGCGCGGACGAGAAGATCCGTCTGCTCGAGTCGCATCCCGAACTGGCCGTCAAGGTGGACCGCGAACTCAGTTCCGCGTCGCAGCGTGAACAGGCATCTGCCGGCCTCGACCGCCTGACGCCGGACGAGCACGACGAGTTCAAGTTGCAGAATCAGGCGTACCGCGCGCGTTTCGGGTTCCCGTTCGTCATCTGCGCGCGAGAGAATACCAAGCACAGCATACTCGCCGCCTTTCGCCAGCGGCTCACGCACACCCGCGAGGCCGAAATCGAGAACGGCGCGCACGAGGTGTTCAAGATCCTGCGCCTCCGGCTGATCGACCTGATTTCCTGACCCAAGCTCACCTAAGCGACGGAGACTCACCGCATGAAGACACGCATTTCGTACGGCAAGGGCAACATCGCCTTGTATCGCACCGGCGCGACGCCGCTTCGCGGCCTGCCGTCGATCCCCGAATCGCCGTTCACCGGCAGCAGCAGCCCATTGTTCGCGGTCGACGTGCAGGTCGAGGTCTTTGGCGATACGTTCCTGCCTGCCTATACCGTGGGCGACAACTCGCGCGTGGTCCCGACCGCCACGATGACCAACTTCATCCTGCAGAAAGCGCGGCTGTACACCGGCGCGACGCTCGAAGGCTTCCTGCACTTCATCGGCACGCAGATGCTCAAGCAGTACGCCGACATGGAATCCATTCGCATCAGTGGCAGCGAACTGCCGTTTGCCGCCGCGACCATCACCAACGACGGCGGCGTCGCTTCGGTGCCGAGCGATACGACGTTCGCGGCGGTCGAAGGTACGAAGGCGTATGCCTCGCTCGACCTCGAGCGCGACAGCAGCGGCGGTGTAAAAATCACCGCGCACGAGTGCGGACGGCGCGACATGAAGCTCGTCAAGTTGACCGGCAATGCGTTCGCCAAGTTCGTACACGACGAGTTCACGACGCTTCCCGAAAGGACCGATCGCCTGCTGTACATCTACCTCGACATGGGCTGGCACTACGCCGATATCGAGGACGCCGTGCAAAGCGACCTTCGCCGCTACATTTCGGCGCGGCAGGTGTACGACCACATTCAGCACACGTTCCACGACTTCGTCAATATGTCGATTCAGCATCTGGTGCATGAAATGGGGATGCGCTTGCTGACTCGATTCCCGCAGATGGGCGAAGTGTGGTTCAACGCGCAGAACCGGCTGTGGGAGGTCACGGCGGAAGCGCCGGGCGAGGATGCCAAAGTGTATATGGACCCGCGCCCGCCCTACGGCATGATCTCGCTGCACTTGAGCCGCGAGAACCTGTAAGCGCCGGTGGAGGAAGCATGACCGACCTGATCATTCGCGGGGCGCGGGTGGTCGACGCGACACAAGATCACGTCGCCGATGTGGCGATCAAAGACGGCACGATCGAGGCGGTCGGCCCGAACCTGTCGCAGAACGCCGCGGCGGAAAAGGATGCTTCCGGACTGGTGTTGATGCCGGGCGGCATCGACCCGCACGTGCACTTCAACGAGCCGGGACGGGCCGATTGGGAGGGCATCGCCACCGGATCGGAATCGCTGGCGCGCGGTGGTGTGACGACCTACTTCGACATGCCGCTGAACTCCAGCCCGGTTACGACCACCGCGACGGCCTTCGACCTCAAGCGGCAGGCGATCCGCGCGCACAGTCGTGTGCACGGATATCTGTGGGGCGGGTTGATCCCCGGCAGCGTCGACGAGATGATGGGCATGTCGCTGCTCGGCGCGGTCGGGTTCAAGGCATTCATGTCGAACAGCGGACTGCCCGAGTTTCCGGCAGTCGATGACGCGACGTTGTTCGCCGGGATGCTGCGCGCGGCCGAACTGGGCAAGATCGTTGCCGTACACGCCGAAAACGACTCGATCACGGCCGCGCTGGCGCACGAGGCGCGTTCGGCCGGGCGGGTTGGCGTGCGCGCATATCTCGACTCGCGGCCGATCATCGCCGAACTGGAGGCCGTGCAGCGCGCGCTGTTCTTCGCGGGCGAGGCGCACTGCAAGCTCCACGTCGTACACGTCAGCAGCGGGCATGCCGTCGAGCTGATCGCCCGCGCCCGCGCCGACGGCCTCGATGTCACGTGCGAAACGTGCCCGCACTATTTGGTGCTGACCGATGAGGACGTCGAGCGGATCGGGGCCGCGGCCAAGTGCGCGCCGCCAATCCGCAATGCGCGCGAACAGGCCGCGCTGTGGACGCATCTTCTCAGTGGCGCGATCAATATGGTCGCCTCCGATCACTCGCCGGCGCCGCCGGAGATGAAAGTCAGCGCGGACTTCTTCGCTGTATGGGGCGGGATTGCAGGCTGTCAGTCCACGCTGCCGCTGCTGCTGACCTACGGCTATCATCAGCGCGGCATGCGCCTCAGCGAAATTGCCGCCGTGACCTCGCGCAACGTCGCGGAACGTTTTGGCCTGCGCCACAAGGGGCGGATCATGCCGGGTATGGACGCCGACCTCGCGCTGGTGGACATTGACGCGACGTGGCGGCTCGCCGCCGCGGACCTCGCATACCGCCACTCGATCAGCCCGTATGTCGGGATGGAGATGCGCGGCAAGGTGCTCGGTACATGGGTGAAGGGAGTGCAGGTCTATGGGCCGTCTAACCACACACGTGCTTGACACGTTCCACGGCCGGCCAGCCAACGAGATGGTCATCGAGCTTTGGCGCATAGAAGGCGGGCTGCCGGTGCACGTAAAAAACGTGACGACGAACGCCGACGGCCGCGTCGACGGGCCGCTGCTTGACGGCGACGAACTGACTGCTGGCGATTACGAACTGCTGTTCCACGTGCGCGAGTACTTCGTGCTCCACAGCGGCAGCGCCGGTGCGTCGCCGTTTCTCAATCGCGTGCCGGTGCGCTTCACCGTGTGGGACGCCACTCAACACTATCATGTGCCGCTGCTGGTCACGCCGTGGGCCTACAGCACCTATCGCGGTAGCTAAAGACGGGTTGGAAGCGATGAGTGTACACAATGAACATCAACGCTGAACGTCTGTTGGCCGCGATGGACGAACAGGCGGCGATCGGCCGCACCGAGGACGGCGGCTTGAGCCGCATGTCACTGTCGGACGCCGACCTCGAGGTGCGCGAATGGTTCGCTGAGCGCGCGCGCGCCGGCGGCCTGACAGTGCGCACCGATGGCGCGGGCAACCAACGCGCAGCATTCGCCAGCCCTCGCCCCGACGCGCCGACCTTGCTGATCGGGTCGCATCTCGATTCGGTACCGAACGGCGGCCGGTTCGATGGCGCGCTTGGTGTTGTGGCTGGCCTTGAGGTTGCGCTGACGCTGGCTGACGCCCGCGCGGATCTGCCGTTTCATGTCGAAGTCGTCAACTTTACCGACGAGGAAGGCACACGGCTCGGTCTTTTGGGCAGCACCGCGATGTGCGGCATATTGACCGGCGAGACGTTGGACAGTGTGCGGCTTGGGTGCGCCGAACTGGACGCTGCGCTCGAGCGTGTCGGAGGCTCGTGCGACACGGCGCTGTCAGCGCAGCGCGACTTCTCCGACGTCGTGGGATACTTCGAGGTGCATATCGAGCAAGGCACGCGCCTCGAACGCGCAGGTGTCGATGTCGGCGTCGTCACGGCGATTGTCGGGATTCGGTCGTACTGGCTCACTTTCGGCGGTCAAGCGGCGCACGCCGGCACCCGGCCGATACCCGATCGGCGCGATGCGTTCATGGGTGCAGCGCAGTTTGGCCTAGAGGCGCGCCGGCTTGTGCTCGAACGCTTTTCGCCAGGGGTATGCAACGTCGGCGCCGTGCAGGTCGAGCCGGGCGCGTTCAACATCGTTCCCGCCACGGCGCGTATCGCGTTCGAGTTTCGCCACGGCGATCCCGCCACGCTCGACGCGATGGAAGAATCGCTGCTTGTGCTGGCGCAGCAGGCGGCTGACGACCACGGCCTGTCTCTGGAGATCACATCTGCTGGAGGCGCCGAACCCGCCCTGATGGACTCGCGCTTGGTCGAGACGGTCGAACGTGCAGCGGACGGCGCGGGGTTGAGCCATCAGCGCCTGATGAGCTTTGCCGGCCACGATGCACAGATGCTGGCCCGTGTCACGCCCAGCGTGATGTTCTTCGTGCCGTGCAGGGAGGGCATCAGCCACAATCCGGCAGAGTACTGTTCGC of Candidatus Flexicrinis affinis contains these proteins:
- a CDS encoding dihydrodipicolinate synthase family protein; this translates as MGSSITGIFNILATPFTPEGDVDHVSLSRLVDFQIKLGVAGLTALGVLGEAAKLTVDERRAVMDAVFSANNGRVNVVIGTSHKDLDTCIELSKAAQNAGANGVMIAPPPMNNPTDDDIVALYCRIAEQIDIPIVVQDFPPVNNITMTPAMLAALAETVPNCRTIKLEDPPLMQKITAIRAATDRYDILGGLGGMFLLEELKRGAAGTMTGFAFNEVLLAVYHAFKAGNEARAERIFDHFLPLIRFENQPVINLPIRKLLLQLRGAIAHPGLRQPYAPIDQGTRDEVHWILKRVGIDDPTAVINFDSF
- the uraD gene encoding 2-oxo-4-hydroxy-4-carboxy-5-ureidoimidazoline decarboxylase, whose product is MDLDTLNTLPSGQFLEAIGGPLEGETWLAARVVQRRPFADRDALIAAFADAIGAASADEKIRLLESHPELAVKVDRELSSASQREQASAGLDRLTPDEHDEFKLQNQAYRARFGFPFVICARENTKHSILAAFRQRLTHTREAEIENGAHEVFKILRLRLIDLIS
- a CDS encoding Zn-dependent hydrolase; this encodes MNINAERLLAAMDEQAAIGRTEDGGLSRMSLSDADLEVREWFAERARAGGLTVRTDGAGNQRAAFASPRPDAPTLLIGSHLDSVPNGGRFDGALGVVAGLEVALTLADARADLPFHVEVVNFTDEEGTRLGLLGSTAMCGILTGETLDSVRLGCAELDAALERVGGSCDTALSAQRDFSDVVGYFEVHIEQGTRLERAGVDVGVVTAIVGIRSYWLTFGGQAAHAGTRPIPDRRDAFMGAAQFGLEARRLVLERFSPGVCNVGAVQVEPGAFNIVPATARIAFEFRHGDPATLDAMEESLLVLAQQAADDHGLSLEITSAGGAEPALMDSRLVETVERAADGAGLSHQRLMSFAGHDAQMLARVTPSVMFFVPCREGISHNPAEYCSPEDCVNAARVMLNSVLLTAELFSKSSD
- a CDS encoding (S)-ureidoglycine aminohydrolase is translated as MKPFGSTRTVVQPNHALIAPDGHITADLPGWTGTQGIVLISPHMRGLPRFSQYIAVMADGAQSALPLPGVERFVFVLEGTIDAALDGSATTLVAEDFLYVPAGRSHTLSALSPARLMIFEKPYVPSRVTDTVPDPVAGHARAGDGTPFMGDEAARLRVLLPTDQRYDMAVNLFTFQPGAALPFVETHIMEHGLYLVEGQGIYRLDDQWYPIQAGDAIWMGSYCPQWFCAIGKTQSSYLYYKDVNRDALTVR
- the uraH gene encoding hydroxyisourate hydrolase, with amino-acid sequence MGRLTTHVLDTFHGRPANEMVIELWRIEGGLPVHVKNVTTNADGRVDGPLLDGDELTAGDYELLFHVREYFVLHSGSAGASPFLNRVPVRFTVWDATQHYHVPLLVTPWAYSTYRGS
- a CDS encoding M20 family metallo-hydrolase codes for the protein MTDIMIDSTRIQSELETLAAFSDAPAPAVTRVLFTPVELSARAYIKQLMADAGLSVREDAVGNVFARWDGEDPGLPAIATGSHIDAIPYSGRYDGTVGVLGAIEAIRALKRAGYRPLRSIEVLMFTAEEPTRFGIGCLGSRALAGRLSPDALLALKDTHGIPFDEVRSHAGYTGDLTAVQLAPGHYHSFVELHIEQGPRLEASGVQIGIVNAIAAPATLRVVLHGSGGHAGTVLMPERRDALAAAAELILAVERTGRASESPDAVATVGLCHVYPGAVNSIASRVTLEIDIRDIDLASRDRMVEQVGAAAHAVAVAREIDIERTVLNADRPCYGDAVVVAAIRDAADETGSTHVELVSRAYHDTLFMAEICPVSMIFVPSRNGYSHRPDEYTPPEDIARGVDVLARTLVRLAAS
- a CDS encoding SDR family oxidoreductase, with product MDLGLKGRVMLAAGASKGLGYGIAQALARDGARVSICSRSEADINAAADKLRADTGAEVIATACDVRKMDEIERWVTSTVEQWGTIDGLLVNAGGPPAGFFSELTDEQWQAAFELTLLSSIRMIRAALPHMQAGSAILAITSSSVQEPIERLGLSTVMRSGVTGLVKTLADELAPKRIRINTIVPGRIDTDRVTQLDQISANRSGKSLDEVRRGWESAIPFGRYGTIEEFGAAGAFLLSPAAAYITGTDIRVDGGKGRII
- a CDS encoding GntR family transcriptional regulator, translating into MAENTKASTMHIDNNPLRERIADILRELIVEGQLKPGEAIIEMELASRLGVSRAPLREALQILNTEGLIEIIPYHKTTVRKLTRRDITELYSLRSALEGFALRQIIKQGDPEAVEKLQGLYDEMVGAADSGEAALASKLDHEFHTAIIRLSNHNLLNQMWNNVSQRVRQVLALRDMRRTDIRKIARSHKVLIDSIVEGDPHKAEDLVDAHIMDASALIVKIWEDHETEPS
- the allB gene encoding allantoinase AllB; amino-acid sequence: MTDLIIRGARVVDATQDHVADVAIKDGTIEAVGPNLSQNAAAEKDASGLVLMPGGIDPHVHFNEPGRADWEGIATGSESLARGGVTTYFDMPLNSSPVTTTATAFDLKRQAIRAHSRVHGYLWGGLIPGSVDEMMGMSLLGAVGFKAFMSNSGLPEFPAVDDATLFAGMLRAAELGKIVAVHAENDSITAALAHEARSAGRVGVRAYLDSRPIIAELEAVQRALFFAGEAHCKLHVVHVSSGHAVELIARARADGLDVTCETCPHYLVLTDEDVERIGAAAKCAPPIRNAREQAALWTHLLSGAINMVASDHSPAPPEMKVSADFFAVWGGIAGCQSTLPLLLTYGYHQRGMRLSEIAAVTSRNVAERFGLRHKGRIMPGMDADLALVDIDATWRLAAADLAYRHSISPYVGMEMRGKVLGTWVKGVQVYGPSNHTRA
- a CDS encoding DUF998 domain-containing protein, which translates into the protein MSNWSRRLTIIPGYVGTTVLAIATLVTALTYIGPDDSRYSLMNYFVSELGHTQDSELAAVFNIALVFGALMLGLHLVGVGLRFRGFFRYVVAVSGAVVGIAGALVGVFPMDVNTNMHRLVALGFFEGSLLLLVVFSAFVGLTRQRAYPRWMALLAIPMLAANLVFLNELRVDGIDALAIAMTVREPFRLICASEWAVILFLLLWVVVMMFWRARQPD
- the pucL gene encoding urate oxidase; its protein translation is MKTRISYGKGNIALYRTGATPLRGLPSIPESPFTGSSSPLFAVDVQVEVFGDTFLPAYTVGDNSRVVPTATMTNFILQKARLYTGATLEGFLHFIGTQMLKQYADMESIRISGSELPFAAATITNDGGVASVPSDTTFAAVEGTKAYASLDLERDSSGGVKITAHECGRRDMKLVKLTGNAFAKFVHDEFTTLPERTDRLLYIYLDMGWHYADIEDAVQSDLRRYISARQVYDHIQHTFHDFVNMSIQHLVHEMGMRLLTRFPQMGEVWFNAQNRLWEVTAEAPGEDAKVYMDPRPPYGMISLHLSRENL